The following are encoded together in the Anopheles nili chromosome 3, idAnoNiliSN_F5_01, whole genome shotgun sequence genome:
- the LOC128724505 gene encoding uncharacterized protein LOC128724505 produces MGRKKGSGKAKSTGKKNSSDIKQTDKKDAKMKDDPGGGGRTTGGGNGGVKPAMEIANHDHRIDGKATSVSQRQQQQQQQQYLSTAANTNGDAGGERPGQLAAAGAVTVAPTSSSSSSSVANLKYLHKKFKRIASATVTEEEEKEHQRVAAGELVVVIGNGDRRSVDRSDSAAVASADQPPAVVRTHTDAGTVVVPAVLVRSREPPANEETRSDESSPAVEVYVRTGAGGGHLPGGPGVPVESSIQPPPGGARDWNGGATSLITAAFDYHQQQQQQQQQQRQYHHHHNQLHPSLHAGVATVGSYPSNPPYPLVLHQPQLLYGHHNQPTTTTTTSGNSTPSSSVCTYNRNSSSFNTHAAGLTATAPSSLSSSSSVSPSGDNGDPVANRALEDRQHDSKSAPTAVQYIVSYSVPPQQQQQPRGGGTLLGYANGGATAAGQQHTATVLSSSSGGSSGSPSPPTTEPGGANLALIGNLTAGTNTGNNTPVISPNQHHHHHQPVPGGLGGAGGTTTTIAVTPTGRYVCPYCQMNCSKPSVLEKHIRRHTNERPFKCDLCGIAFKTKSNLYKHRRSRAHASKSQGEDSSGLSLLDEDGGSLGGSDIDDKDLSNSGSEIMNYRGSPLDDRVNSPQLLVEKPYKPKFHNAALYTTRFDNKLNVGGQPPATVGPSVTPTVPHYLNGQNVESLEQHISKLISQNEAIVEVVEAPLQKKYHKITGISRGISVSGTSTAGITSVPNVVSATAGQNGPIVGNVCVPIQQQQQQPQQPVITQESASSRLASALLQKRQVEEMHELQLQQLQQQQQQQQHQQQQHYISYMHQQAQQNVINLTSKPVVTPKTMIVVQQQPLLQTPGQMVAFGVIPPVIGTQQPQQQQQQPQQQQSQNQLLNGPESALTNSSSTGDGANAYQPLNLTKASTTQSVVPGVVRPSILAAAPSTPAAAMPSSLLVTVPTISSVPEEVPEAYQQQQQHPLPPYRKRTREQSPVVVVSTTATVVTTVSQTIAGCLSFAPVTVSSVASQPPHVPLHIQVTTPSTTAVASMPGTSTERPHRPTPTPTPPLTVANHPQNPERSIIKDLLLNSRGFGVVQNPDGENGENLYTCKMCNVSFRDVDSLKYHMICYCQGSGSALNSPSASSSAPISPVGSPSAAAASYIRSSRSVSSLKNLARCSLNPPGRTPSSLSKLAKSQLTRPRAAKPENISLTGIDAALASGSGSASQAVASGSKPMAVETVQNPLPSPGPLLGNTRLVESGKSPRRTAAPSSVGESSDAALKRARVVAGAPSAAPASSEPVEANVSGSIVPPTSGGEAELIERSREDDRKNAPNTTPSTVSVHQYASGSGSYLQYNNTTEPEDDEAQHQRELHFRRTGMHSGGTLVEVTETSSASGSRPSVSVVGSSKQPVAVATAPMHFHFPPINSITAYNPLTLPAAPGQASQIVHGGKLIPFVQGIPGPNTLSSGGPAPMHEMLQPNSNTQSLLTIVVPGTTGSGSTGVAGVDSKEVQYKQQQQQQQQQHQQQMAGSGSLLATVSTRGSPYPPAHASEQQHLPLEHPKKTAAPVKNGLSRPEIWSPAKQQYLDFSSPSPPTPKKSFNFSRIADNISPRKKETTAGSAPKPEEVRHFHFESVIAKSDILIKPPPPPPPPPPPPALSLSVNETGSGSGTAPTDGSASSSKPNRFLRPTTLPLKPGTFTPKRHHGITPTNNTMPLISPETPRPSKSCRELYFNGHAYTNIGLKSSTKPFYCTVNRTQPFYFQTQKQLSMYSNWQVHPENDPHPLGLKQITVLSLYDSNQQRDRRYSIAAPRTVPLAIVSSGNAGSDTSEATLTSIGEAKVRVSPVEVKSNVPCPPAYVLAALASQPPSNPPPSVVATVPVGTSPAPAGPYEHSGRSMSPFGDKSKHSSGDGGDGSGHPSRSCSAERALSGGFESTAEYTYVRGRGRGKYVCNECGIRCKKPSMLKKHIRTHTDVRPYSCQYCSFHFKTKGNLTKHMKSKSHYKKCTELGLNPVPVHVDDDGADIDIEGDQQSVSSERTSTIPGDSDSMTDTDGDDTDDSEDMKSRLPEHEAAEGLLSLSMTRPTSACSSLGTGQQTTVPLVGGVPEAAAAYISQRINSYLVADQEQHHHQGQQPLKYTDGSPKPPRSQTPPTETEPPRRIITYGGGSKLEFNLLKHEQYYSDPNVGKRRRDAGERSYPTASDEAAAQAGDADDEDETVRPIDLTKKPRMQAANVAAQPQYDRSPQQPLAMVTPAQSQHPLTGLHHSTGQPRYELERVPHHQQLLVYEDRHHGVQLQQDQQQQQQQPQHLQQQVIIRVSDVLTPISGTANLLTTLVSNTDKIPMMMGPFEPIVGATPGGAGVDENAYFHEYLKERALQDTRIKQSQMKPTTGGLVIRDSHLLQGQLTGGVHDSVLPVHEEPRGGVPQVVVPIAGTKTTPSLPPVAVGAMPQTTIPPIIMATAAVVPATAPERVYRIFSGKNDRPRSLPLTMEVEAKSASVVELEKGKLVEESVVPKPPQGDLPTGILCNEGPLVPENASRMDTLAEIAAGSLKLDVSRVQPAPGVGSEPITATTRPRCNSTNASSGKVSAPPAVPESAKTLASEYLKLAQSVTNIGGGSLRKRTESESAIGGGAMSSDVETVAISAPEVPQTVGSGQVQSMATPQQQQGPQSGQPVGTSGTVPPSQPSGTEGPASGGIGPPARKVVVVGEEGFKSAPVRGTTGEFLGTPPSAFTPMHQEDGGRPVCDICNKKFHKLSQLSIHMNIHYMERKYRCEPCGTSFRSQGLYLKHERSATHRNKVSMTTTFGVATDSNPRPFYCRDCEVGFRIHGHLAKHLRSKMHVLKLECLGKLPFGTYTEIERSGTNLTEIDTSDCENSLSSLKRLATRLNVKDPAKVLPAGAPGGGGGGSSSSSSSSSSSTGVTGGISGNETDSCEDNEEEPSPVVVNGNVTADEEQRNINNNVKRKSDDVATTEDDSKRARYTAELEGALFPHPSVAAPSGGRSVVTVEGAASSNS; encoded by the exons ATGATCCGGGTGGTGGCGGTCGCACAACCGGCGGAGGCAATGGTGGCGTTAAACCCGCTATGGAAATAGCAAACCACGACCACCGTATCGACGGCAAAGCGACGTCAGTGAgtcagcggcagcagcagcagcagcagcagcagtatttGTCCACCGCAGCGAACACGAACGGTGACGCTGGTGGAGAACGACCGGGCCagctagcagcagcaggagcggTGACAGTAGCACCGA catcatcatcatcatcgtcatcggtggCGAACCTCAAGTACCTGCACAAAAAGTTCAAGCGCATCGCAAGCGCCACCGTCacggaggaagaagaaaaagaacaccaGCGTGTGGCGGCGGGCgaactggtggtggtgattggAAACGGTGACCGCCGATCGGTGGATCGGTCCGATAGTGCGGCTGTTGCGTCAGCAGATCAGCCACCGGCGGTGGTGCGCACGCACACCGACGCAGGAACCGTGGTGGTACCGGCGGTTTTGGTGCGATCGCGTGAACCACCAGCGAACGAGGAAACCCGAAGCGATGAGTCGTCACCGGCGGTGGAGGTGTACGTGagaaccggtgccggtggaggtCACCTGCCTGGTGGGCCCGGTGTACCGGTGGAAAGTTCCatccaaccaccaccagggGGCGCTCGCGATTGGAACGGTGGTGCGACGAGTCTTATCACAGCCGCCTTTGATtatcaccaacaacagcaacagcagcagcagcagcagcgtcaatatcatcatcaccacaacCAGCTTCATCCGTCACTGCATGCTGGAGTGGCCACCGTTGGTTCGTACCCGTCAAACCCCCCGTACCCGTTGGTGTTGCACCAACCCCAGCTGCTGTACGGTCACCACAAccaaccgacgacgacgacgacaaccaGTGGAAATAGCACGCCAAGTAGCAGCGTTTGTACGTAcaaccgcaacagcagcagctttaATACTCACGCTGCCGGATTGACCgcaacagcaccatcatcgttgtcttcttcttcgtctgtTTCCCCAAGCGGTGATAACGGTGATCCGGTCGCAAATCGCGCCCTCGAGGATCGCCAACACGACTCAAAGTCCGCTCCCACGGCGGTGCAGTACATCGTAAGCTACTCGGTTCcaccgcaacaacagcaacaaccccGTGGTGGTGGTACACTGCTGGGGTACGCGAATGGTGGCGCAACAGCGGCAGGGCAGCAACACACGGCCACGGTCCTATCCTCGTCTTCCGGTGGTTCCTCCGGTTCACCATCCCCACCGACGACGGAACCCGGCGGTGCCAATCTAGCTCTAATCGGGAACCTAACCGCCGGCACTAACACCGGCAACAACACGCCCGTTATCAGCcccaaccaacaccaccaccaccaccaaccggtgCCCGGGGGGCTTGGTGGGGCGGgggggacgacgacgacaatcGCCGTCACCCCGACGGGCCGGTACGTTTGTCCTTATTGCCAGATGAACTGCAGTAAACCGTCGGTGCTGGAGAAACACATCCGGCGGCACACGAACGAGCGGCCCTTCAAGTGTGACCTGTGCGGGATCGCGTTCAAGACGAAGAGCAACCTCTACAAACACCGCCG ATCCCGCGCGCACGCATCCAAAAGCCAAGGGGAAGATTCTTCCGGTTTGTCCCTGCTGGACGAGGACGGCGGTTCCCTCGGTGGTTCCGATATTGACGATAAGGACCTGAGCAACAGTGGATCGGAAATC ATGAACTACCGCGGATCACCGCTGGATGATCGGGTGAACTCGCcccagctgctggtggaaaagcCGTACAAACCCAAGTTCCATAATGCGGCCCTCTACACCACGCGGTTCGATAACAAACTCAATGTTGGTGGCCAACCTCCAGCCACGGTTGGCCCAAGCGTAACCCCTACGGTACCGCATTACTTG AACGGCCAAAACGTGGAGTCACTCGAGCAGCACATTTCCAAGCTTATCTCGCAAAACGAAGCCATCGTCGAGGTGGTTGAGGCTCCGCTACAGAAGAAGTACCACAAAATCACTGGTATCAGCCGGGGCATTTCGGTCAGTGGTACGTCCACGGCGGGCATAACGTCCGTGCCGAACGTGGTTAGTGCAACGGCGGGGCAGAATGGTCCCATCGTTGGAAACGTTTGCGTACCaatccagcaacagcagcagcaaccgcaacaaccGGTTATAACCCAAGAAAGTGCGTCCTCACGATTGGCGAGTGCGTTGTTACAAAAACGTCAAGTTGAAGAAATGCACGAGCTGCAACTGCAGcaactgcagcaacaacagcagcagcagcagcaccaacagcaacaacattaCATCAGCTACATGCATCAGCAGGCTCAGcaaaatgtgataaatttgaCCAGCAAACCCGTGGTGACACCAAAAACGATGATTGTCGTACAGCAGCAACCGTTGCTGCAAACACCCGGTCAGATGGTCGCGTTCGGGGTCATTCCTCCGGTGATCGGAActcagcagccgcagcagcagcagcagcaaccgcaacaacagcagtcaCAAAATCAGCTGCTAAATGGCCCAGAAAGCGCACTCACTAACAGTTCCTCCACGGGTGACGGTGCGAATGCTTATCAACCGTTGAACCTTACCAAAGCAAGCACGACGCAATCCGTCGTGCCGGGTGTGGTAAGGCCATCGATTTTGGCGGCAGCACCGTCAACCCCAGCCGCCGCCATGCCATCGTCCTTGCTGGTGACAGTTCCTACGATTAGTTCCGTACCGGAAGAGGTCCCCGAGGCgtaccaacagcagcagcaacacccgTTGCCACCGTACCGGAAGCGCACACGGGAGCAATCTCCGGTGGTCGTTGTAAGCACAACCGCCACCGTGGTGACGACCGTTTCGCAAACGATCGCTGGCTGTTTGTCCTTCGCGCCTGTGACCGTTAGTTCCGTGGCCTCACAACCACCTCACGTGCCATTGCACATCCAAGTAACGACGCCATCGACGACGGCTGTGGCCTCCATGCCAGGTACCTCAACGGAACGGCCACACCGGCCTACACCAACACCGACTCCACCGCTTACCGTGGCAAATCACCCCCAGAATCCGGAACGTTCGATCATAAAGGACTTGCTGTTAAACTCGCGTGGTTTCGGCGTGGTGCAAAACCCGGACGGTGAGAACGGGGAGAATCTGTACACATGCAAAATGTGTAACGTATCCTTCCGCGACGTGGATTCGCTGAAGTATCACATGATCTGCTACTGCCAGGGAAGCGGAAGTGCACTGAATAGTCCTTCGGCCTCTTCCAGCGCTCCGATCAGTCCCGTTGGGTCACCCTCGGCAGCGGCTGCTTCGTACATCCGCTCGAGCAGGTCCGTAAGCAGCCTAAAGAACCTGGCCCGGTGTTCGTTGAATCCTCCCGGTCGGACGCCTTCTTCCCTGTCGAAACTGGCCAAATCCCAGCTGACCCGACCGCGCGCCGCGAAACCGGAGAATATTTCCCTCACCGGAATTGACGCTGCGCTGGCAAGCGGTTCCGGAAGTGCTTCCCAAGCGGTGGCCAGTGGTTCGAAACCGATGGCCGTCGAAACGGTGCAGAATCCGCTTCCATCACCAGGTCCGTTGTTAGGGAACACGCGGCTGGTTGAGAGTGGAAAATCTCCCCGAAGAACAGCCGCACCATCGTCGGTCGGTGAATCAAGTGATGCCGCTTTAAAGCGGGCtcgtgttgttgctggtgctccCTCAGCAGCACCGGCATCCTCGGAACCTGTGGAGGCTAATGTAAGCGGTTCCATTGTTCCACCGACAAGCGGAGGTGAAGCGGAATTGATCGAACGATCACGGGAAGATGATcgtaaaaacgcacccaacaCAACACCATCGACGGTAAGCGTCCACCAGtacgcttccggttccggttcgtaTCTGCAGTACAACAACACCACGGAACCGGAGGACGATGAAGCGCAACACCAACGTGAGCTTCACTTCCGGCGCACTGGAATGCATTCCGGTGGGACACTAGTCGAAGTGACCGAAACGAGTTCCGCTTCAGGATCTCGTCCTAGCGTGTCTGTGGTGGGTTCCTCGAAACAACCCGTGGCCGTAGCAACCGCTCCGATGcacttccattttccaccaatcaACTCGATCACGGCGTACAATCCGTTGACGTTACCGGCGGCACCGGGGCAAGCGTCCCAGATCGTGCACGGTGGCAAGTTGATTCCGTTCGTTCAGGGCATCCCCGGACCGAATACGCTTTCATCCGGTGGTCCAGCACCGATGCACGAGATGTTGCAACCGAACAGCAACACCCAGTCGCTGTTGACGATCGTTGTGCCTGGTACGACCGGAAGTGGTTCCACGGGGGTGGCGGGTGTCGATTCGAAGGAGGTACAgtacaaacagcagcagcagcagcagcagcaacagcaccagcaacaaatGGCTGGTTCCGGTTCGCTGCTCGCCACCGTTAGCACTCGAGGAAGTCCTTATCCTCCAGCACATGCTAGCGAACAGCAGCATCTTCCCTTGGAACACCCGAAAAAGACGGCGGCACCGGTGAAAAATGGCCTCTCACGACCGGAGATATGGTCACCGGCAAAACAGCAGTATCTCGATTTTAGTAGCCCTTCACCACCGACTCCGAAAAAGAGCTTTAACTTTTCGCGCATTGCCGACAACATTAGCCCACGGAAGAAGGAAACCACTGCCGGAAgtgcaccgaaaccggaagaGGTGCGCCATTTCCACTTCGAGTCGGTGATCGCTAAATCGGACATCCTGATtaaaccaccgccacctcctccaccaccacctccgccTCCAGCGTTGTCTTTGTCAGTGAATGAAACCGGAAGTGGGTCGGGAACGGCACCAACGGATGGAAGCGCTTCCTCCtccaaaccgaaccggttcTTGCGCCCAACCACACTGCCCCTTAAACCTGGCACGTTTACCCCCAAACGGCACCACGGTATTACACCGACCAACAACACGATGCCGTTGATTTCGCCGGAAACACCGCGTCCCTCGAAGAGCTGCCGGGAGCTGTACTTTAACGGGCACGCGTACACCAACATCGGGTTAAAATCGAGCACGAAACCGTTCTACTGTACCGTCAACCGTACGCAACCGTTTTACTTCCAAACGCAGAAGCAACTCTCGATGTACAGCAACTGGCAGGTGCATCCGGAAAACGATCCACATCCGCTCGGGTTGAAGCAAATCACCGTGCTGTCGTTGTACGATTCCAACCAGCAGCGGGATCGACGTTATTCCATCGCTGCACCACGGACAGTTCCGTTGGCGATCGTGAGTAGTGGCAATGCCGGAAGCGACACCAGTGAAGCCACCCTAACCTCAATTGGGGAAGCGAAAGTGCGCGTTTCACCGGTGGAAGTGAAGTCGAACGTTCCTTGCCCACCGGCGTATGTCCTGGCGGCATTGGCTTCACAACCACCGAGCAATCCTCCGCCGTCGGTAGTGGCCACTGTACCGGTTGGTACCTCACCAGCTCCGGCTGGACCCTACGAGCATTCCGGACGGTCAATGTCACCGTTTGGTGATAAATCGAAACACTCTTCCGGGGATGGTGGAGACGGTTCGGGACACCCGTCACGGAGTTGTTCCGCGGAACGGGCGCTTTCCGGTGGGTTTGAAAGCACCGCAGAGTACACGTACGTGCGGGGTCGTGGCCGCGGGAAGTACGTGTGCAATGAGTGCGGTATCCGGTGCAAGAAACCTTCGATGCTGAAGAAACACATCCGGACGCATACGGATGTGCGACCGTATTCGTGCCAGTACTGCAGCTTTCA CTTCAAGACGAAAGGTAACCTAACGAAGCATATGAAATCGAAAAGCCATTACAAGAAGTGCACCGAGTTGGGGCTGAATCCGGTACCGGTGCACGTCGACGACGATGGAGCGGATATCGATATCGAAGGTGACCAGCAGTCGGtgtcgagcgaacgaacgtcgaCGATTCCGGGTGATTCCGACTCGATGACCGATACCGATGGCGATGATACGGATGATAGTG AGGACATGAAAAGCCGTCTACCAGAACATGAAGCTGCCGAAGGCTTGCTGTCGCTCTCGATGACGCGTCCAACCTCCGCCTGCAGCAGTTTAGGCACTGGCCAGCAAACAACGGTGCCTTTGGTCGGTGGTGTACCGGAAGCTGCCGCCGCATACATATCGCAGCGTATCAACTCCTACCTGGTGGCGGATCAGgaacagcaccaccaccaaggGCAGCAGCCTCTAAAGTACACCGATGGTTCACCGAAACCGCCACGCTCGCAAACACCTCCCACGGAGACGGAACCACCGAGGCGGATCATAACGTACGGTGGTGGTTCGAAGTTGGAGTTTAACCTGCTAAAGCACGAGCAGTACTACTCGGATCCGAACGTGGGCAAACGCAGGCGTGACGCCGGTGAACGGTCTTATCCGACGGCTAGCGATGAAGCTGCAGCTCAGGCGGGAGATGCGGATGATGAGGACGAAACGGTTCGACCGATCGATTTGACCAAGAAACCTCGCATGCAAGCTGCTAATGTGGCTGCTCAGCCACAGTATGATCGTTCACCGCAACAACCGCTTGCTATGGTAACGCCGGCACAATCGCAGCATCCTTTGACCGGGTTGCATCATTCCACGGGACAACCGAGGTATGAGCTCGAGCGAGTGCCCCATCATCAGCAGTTGTTGGTGTACGAAGATCGTCATCATGGTGTGCAGTTGCAGCaggatcagcagcaacagcagcagcaaccgcaacacctccagcagcaggtCATCATTCGTGTGTCGGATGTGCTGACGCCAATCAGCGGGACGGCAAATCTGCTAACGACGCTGGTGTCTAATACGGACAAGATTCCGATGATGATGGGTCCGTTCGAGCCGATCGTAGGTGCAACACCCGGTGGGGCTGGAGTTGATGAGAATGCGTACTTCCACGAGTACCTCAAAGAGCGCGCTTTGCAGGACACCCGTATCAAGCAGAGTCAGATGAAACCGACAACCGGGGGGCTTGTAATACGGGACAGTCACCTTCTGCAGGGTCAGCTAACCGGTGGTGTTCATGAttcggtgcttccggtgcatgaAGAACCGCGCGGTGGTGTGCCGCAGGTTGTGGTTCCGATTGCGGGGACCAAAACGACACCTTCTTTACCTCCGGTTGCTGTTGGTGCCATGCCACAGACAACGATACCTCCCATCATTATGGCAACGGCCGCCGTTGTTCCCGCCACAGCCCCCGAGCGGGTGTATCGGATCTTTAGTGGCAAAAACGATCGTCCCCGATCGTTGCCACTAACGATGGAGGTTGAGGCGAAAAGCGCTTCGGTGGTTGAGCTGGAAAAGGGCAAGCTTGTGGAGGAGAGCGTGGTTCCTAAGCCACCGCAAGGTGATCTTCCGACGGGAATTCTCTGCAACGAAGGACCACTGGTGCCCGAAAATGCCTCACGGATGGACACGTTGGCTGAGATTGCTGCCGGCTCATTAAAGCTGGATGTGTCCCGGGTTCAACCGGCACCGGGTGTGGGTTCGGAACCGATCACAGCCACTACCCGGCCTCGATGTAATAGTACAAATGCGTCCAGCGGGAAAGTGAGCGCACCTCCGGCGGTACCGGAAAGCGCAAAAACGCTGGCCTCCGAGTACCTGAAGCTGGCCCAATCGGTGACCAACATCGGTGGTGGGTCGTTACGGAAGCGAACCGAGAGTGAGAGTGcgattggtggtggtgctatGTCTTCTGATGTTGAAACTGTTGCCATTAGCGCCCCGGAAGTGCCTCAAACGGTCGGTTCTGGGCAAGTGCAATCAATGGCCActccacagcaacagcaaggacCGCAGTCGGGACAACCGGTAGGTACATCCGGAACAGTCCCCCCATCGCAACCAAGTGGAACCGAGGGTCCAGCTAGCGGTGGCATTGGCCctccagcccgtaaagtcgtCGTGGTCGGTGAGGAGGGTTTCAAGAGCGCACCGGTTCGTGGCACCACCGGCGAATTCCTCGGAACGCCTCCATCCGCGTTTACACCGATGCACCAGGAAGACGGTGGCAGGCCGGTTTGTgacatttgcaacaaaaagtTCCACAAGCTTTCGCAGCTCAGCATCCACATGAACATCCACTACATGGAGCGGAAGTACCGGTGTGAACCGTGTGGCACCAGCTTCCGATCGCAGGGGCTTTACCTCAAGCACGAACGATCGGCCACGCACCGGAACAAGGTctcgatgacgacgacgttCGGTGTGGCGACGGATAGCAACCCGCGGCCGTTTTATTGCCGCGATTGTGAGGTTGGTTTTCGGATACATGGCCACTTGGCGAAACACTTGCGCTCGAAGATGCACGTGCTGAAGCTGGAGTGTCTCGGGAAGCTACCGTTTGGGACGTACACGGAGATCGAGCGATCGGGAACGAATCTGACGGAGATCGACACGTCGGATTGTGAGAATTCGCTGTCGAGTTTGAAGCGGCTTGCGACCCGGTTGAATGTGAAAGATCCGGCTAAGGTGTTGCCAGCTGGTGctcctggtggtggtggtggtggtagtagtagcagcagcagtagcagtagcagcagtaccgGTGTGACCGGTGGCATCAGTGGCAATGAGACGGATAGCTGCGAGGATAATGAGGAGGAACCatcgccggtggtggtgaacgGAAATGTGACCGCTGACGAGGAACAGCgtaacatcaacaacaacgtgAAGCGGAAGTCGGACGATGTGGCCACTACTGAGGACGACTCCAAGCGGGCACGGTACACGGCCGAACTGGAGGGGGCGCTGTTTCCGCATCCTTCCGTAgcagcgccctctggcggGCGATCCGTTGTAACGGTGGAAGGAGccgccagcagcaacagttaG